Proteins encoded by one window of Arachis hypogaea cultivar Tifrunner chromosome 1, arahy.Tifrunner.gnm2.J5K5, whole genome shotgun sequence:
- the LOC112777467 gene encoding protein unc-13 homolog has translation MLLRAGKLEKTLVQMMVEGSLEGEEKAKAIVKEIMLYEVDTIIWNLLTKWIHESLHKGKEALQNAKEIETWNPKSKAKPIAQSAVELVKLAKTIMEQFFQNPIGITEDIVQELVNGLENLFQDYIMFVSACGTKQSYVPVIPSLTRCNRNSKFSMFLKKGCQCSGGGSLKADHISNATKEGHNPRPSSSRGTQCLYIRLNTLFYLLTHINSLEKTLSQNLVVLPSTRKSQVPPATGRWHRSDTNTILKRPGQPQSSQMQDDSDDLGVEPEFGSGSESGCEDA, from the exons ATGTTGCTGAGGGCTGGTAAGTTAGAAAAGACTTTGGTCCAAATGATGGTTGAAGGTTCCCTTGAGGGAGAAGAAAAGGCAAAAGCAATAGTAAAAGAGATAATGCTTTATGAAGTTGATACAATCATATGGAACCTATTGACAAAATGGATACATGAATCGTTACACAAGGGCAAAGAGGCTTTGCAAAATGCAAAGGAAATAGAG ACATGGAATCCAAAGTCCAAAGCAAAGCCAATTGCACAATCTGCTGTAGAGCTAGTGAAATTGGCCAAGACTATTATGGAGCAATTTTTTCAGAATCCAATTGGAATTACTGAAGATATTGTTCAAGAACTTGTCAATGGACTAGAAAATCTCTTCCAAGACTATATAATGTTTGTTTCAGCATGTG GTACAAAACAAAGCTATGTTCCCGTGATTCCTTCACTGACAAGATGCAACCGAAATTCAAAGTTCAGTATGTTCTTGAAAAAAGGATGTCAATGCAGTGGTGGTGGTTCATTGAAGGCAGACCACATAAGTAATGCAACAAAAGAAGGTCATAATCCTAGGCCATCGAGTAGTCGTGGCACACAATGCCTCTACATTCGTCTCAACACCTTATTCTATCTCCTGACCCATATCAACTCCCTTGAAAAAACACTCTCTCAAAACCTTGTTGTACTTCCTTCAACTCGCAAGTCACAAGTGCCGCCTGCTACAGGAAGGTGGCATAGATCAGACACAAACACAATATTGAAG CGACCAGGACAACCACAGAGTTCTCAAATGCAAGATGATTCTGATGATCTTGG cGTAGAACCAGAGTTTGGATCAGGGAGTGAAAGTGGGTGTGAAGATGCATAG